ATCCAGATCTGGCTTTATGCATgacgcagcatccatgatgggtTTAGTGAAACACATTGTACTGTCTGCAGAGGGCCATCGGCTGCTATATGCTTTCCACCGAGACCCTGCATGACTATGGTAAGGAGCAGGTAAGCTCATCGACCCCTCCCACCATGGTAAACCCTCTGTCCCACAAGTCATCCTTCATGTGAACAGTACATTTTAGTCATCACCATACAATCCTGCCATTATGGGGAGTTGCAGTGGAATATAATGGTAAGTGTATGATTTGGTTGATTGAGCAGTTGAGACtacttttaaaatgactaatcaacccatcaattttttttataaagccccttttacctcagcagtggtcacaaagtgcttttaccaaacacccagcctggaactccaaggagaaaacaacattttggctaggaaaaactccctaagaagtctgaaatttaggaagaaactttgagaggaaccaggctcagaggacAAGTTATAATGTCTTGGAATGAAAGAAACTAGTTAAGTCATACCTAGTCCAGTCGTAGAAGTAACCCTGTTCATTGAGATACTATAGGATTTGGTTCCAGCTAGGCACCACTCTGACCAACTGAGTTTACTGATCAGTTCAGTGATTCGCAGTTAATAGAGCACATGAAATGCCTATTACCCTCCAGGACCAAGATTGCCTACACCTGTTGTAGACATTGCATATTTGGCTATCCACTGTCGGCCTGATTCATTTGGCCCCGGCACTGATTGTTCCCAGGTGTGAATCCTTGTGGGATGTTTCCTTTCTTGTTTTTCAAAGTCCTTAATATGTTTTTAGTTGTCCAACTGGCCACTTTCATGTATACCTTCTGCCAAATCTCAGGGACTGTAACACCCAAAAGTAAGGTATTCTGTATGAACAATTTGTAATACTTTTGCTAAGGCCACAACTCTCCTATTTTCCCTAGGAAGTCCCACAAAAATTACTCAAAATGATCAAATTTTCTTGACCTTGGTGGCGCCACAGAGCTCATTCTATAAAAAGTTTTAGTTATTCGGGTGGCACATGGGGGAAgcagattttttaaatgtttctaaatatTGTGGGACACATTTAATTCCCTGGATGGTAAGGTAAGTCCATACAGAATATACACACGCCAAGCCCAGATATATTTGAGAGTTTGTTGTCTCCACCTATGTAATAATGTGAAACTGAGAGGTGAATGAACCTATCCAGTCTTTGTGTATGGTACTGGGGAAGTGTAGTCTACAATGTATTGCAAGCTAGGGCCTAGGTAACACATTTGATTATTTAGTCCTTACTGTTTCTGTACAGTCCtaactttttattttccttCCATCCCCATGGATTAGAGTTGGAATGTGGAACTGTCATCCAGGTAGACTCTGGGCAGGATGGAGTCCTACATTGCTCTGTGATTCTTGGTGGTGAATCATCTCGGGACGTGATGATAGAGCAGGTGGTGTGGTGGAAGAAGGACCAGAATCACCATCGCACCCATCCCCCAGTTTTCCAATACAGCTTAGATGGTCAACAACCCAATGATCCCAGATTTCTGCCAAGTCAAAGATATCAGCTCGCAGGGTCATTTGGCGTTGAGGAAGAGGGCGACTTGTCCCTGTTGGTCAGAAAAGCCCAGCCTGCAGATGAAGGTCTGTATGAGTGTGTGGTGGCCACCAACCTTGGACAGTGGAATTGTACAATCATCCTAGAGGTTACAGGTGAGTTTTAAATCTTGAGGCCAACATTTTAAAGTAAGTAGAAAAGGAGAACCCAGGGCTAATAATGCAGAATGTGTGACAAGCGAAACCAGCACTGACCCcacttttattcacattttgtataaaaaaaaacaggttcaATGTATTGTTCTCAGAATGTCCATTCCACAGGACAATGAACCTGCCATGGACTTTTCGCTCCATTTAACTTCGCTGCAAAAATAGCCTTAAGTGGAAGTTAAATGTTAACCCACAGAAAGACAAAGCCTGCAGTGTCTGAACAAAGCCAGCCTTTTCAGCACTGCGTGTAAATGTACCACAGCCATTATCACAGAAGTCAACATTGTCCGATGACTTGTctatttaatctttttttagaAACCAGTTGacacaacaatgtcaatactaCATCACGTGTGTGAATGACTTAAGCTGTTGTATTGATGAGTAAGGTGGGGGAAGGGGCAGGGAGATTGTAAGCCTCTTACATAGAAGACGTGGACAGATCAAGAAGTCCACGGGGGGTCGTTCCATTCGAAGGAATTATTCGAGACCGGCCTAAAAGTGGCAGTTCTTGTCGGCTTGTATGTCTAGTGTTTGGACATCACATAGAGGGACACCAGAGTGCCAGTCATGCAGTGAATGTCATCACGTCTCACGGTCACAAAGTAAAAGGGAAAATGAACCTC
This is a stretch of genomic DNA from Esox lucius isolate fEsoLuc1 chromosome 11, fEsoLuc1.pri, whole genome shotgun sequence. It encodes these proteins:
- the LOC117595269 gene encoding uncharacterized protein LOC117595269, which produces MFPFLFFKVLNMFLVVQLATFMYTFCQISGTVTPKKLECGTVIQVDSGQDGVLHCSVILGGESSRDVMIEQVVWWKKDQNHHRTHPPVFQYSLDGQQPNDPRFLPSQRYQLAGSFGVEEEGDLSLLVRKAQPADEGLYECVVATNLGQWNCTIILEVTGPMLKDPEDQNEMPKRNLMWLAAVFVVVGSLASGLLLLKLFQTTTP